A single window of Hippocampus zosterae strain Florida chromosome 15, ASM2543408v3, whole genome shotgun sequence DNA harbors:
- the mfsd14a2 gene encoding MFSD14 family MFS transporter, whose product MTGEKKKKKRLNRSILLAKKIIIKDGGSPQGIGEPSVYHAVVVIFLEFFAWGLLTTPMLTVLHQTFPHHTFLMNGLIHGVKGLLSFLSAPLIGALSDVWGRKSFLLLTVFFTCAPIPLMKISPWWYFAVISMSGVFAVTFSVIFAYVADITQEHERSTAYGLVSATFAASLVTSPAIGAYLSVAYGDTLVVILATAIALLDICFILVAVPESLPEKMRPASWGAPISWEQADPFASLRKVGQDSTVLLICITVFLSYLPEAGQYSSFFLYLRQVIRFSSETVAAFIAVVGILSILAQTVVLGILMRSIGNKNTILLGLGFQILQLAWYGFGSQPWMMWAAGAVAAMSSITFPAISAIVSRNADPDQQGVVQGMITGIRGLCNGLGPALYGFVFYLFHVELTDTDASEKGGKPNMANPTDESAIIPGPPFLFGACSVLLSLLVALFIPEHTGPGARPGAYKKHSNGAQSHSHSPQGSGAEGKEPLLDDSSV is encoded by the exons ATGAcgggggagaaaaagaagaagaagcggctCAACCGCAGCATTCTTCTGGCCAAGAAAATTATCATAAAAGATGGAGGGAGT CCTCAGGGAATCGGTGAGCCCAGCGTCTACCATGCCGTGGTGGTCATCTTCCTGGAGTTTTTTGCGTGGGGTCTCCTCACTACCCCCATGCTCACG GTACTGCACCAGACGTTTCCCCACCACACCTTCCTGATGAATGGCCTCATCCATGGCGTCAAG GGCTTGCTGTCTTTTCTCAGCGCCCCCCTCATCGGGGCCTTGTCGGACGTTTGGGGCCGCAAATCCTTCCTGCTGCTCACGGTCTTCTTCACGTGCGCACCCATCCCGCTGATGAAGATCAGCCCATG GTGGTACTTTGCTGTCATCTCCATGTCCGGGGTCTTCGCAGTCACTTTCTCTGTCATCTTTGCGTACGTCGCCGACATCACGCAGGAGCACGAGAGGAGCACGGCGTACGGCTTG GTGTCAGCCACGTTTGCGGCCAGCCTGGTCACGAGCCCGGCCATTGGTGCCTACCTGTCGGTGGCCTACGGTGACACCCTGGTGGTGATCTTGGCCACGGCCATCGCGCTGCTGGACATCTGCTTCATCCTGGTGGCCGTGCCCGAGTCACTTCCCGAGAAGATGAGGCCGGCGTCGTGGGGTGCGCCCATCTCATGGGAACAGGCGGATCCCTTTGCG TCTCTGCGCAAAGTGGGCCAGGATTCGACGGTGCTGCTCATCTGCATCACAGTGTTCCTCTCCTACCTCCCTGAGGCGGGCCAGTACTCAAGCTTCTTCCTCTATCTCAGACAG GTCATCCGCTTCTCGTCAGAGACGGTGGCTGCCTTCATCGCCGTAGTGGGGATCCTCTCCATATTAGCTCAG ACTGTAGTGCTGGGCATCCTGATGCGATCCATCGGCAACAAGAATACCATCCTGCTGGGCCTCGGCTTCCAGATCCTCCAGCTGGCCTGGTACGGCTTTGGCTCGCAGCCCTG GATGATGTGGGCCGCCGGCGCCGTAGCAGCCATGTCCAGCATCACGTTCCCCGCCATCAGCGCCATTGTGTCCCGGAATGCCGACCCGGACCAACAAG GCGTGGTCCAGGGCATGATCACGGGGATCCGGGGCCTGTGCAATGGCCTGGGTCCCGCTCTCTATGGCTTTGTCTTTTACCTTTTCCATGTGGAGTTGACCGACACGGACGCCTCGGAGAAAGGCGGCAAACCCAATATGGCTAACCCCACGGATGAG AGCGCCATCATCCCGGGCCCTCCTTTCCTATTTGGCGCCTGCTCGGTGCTGCTCTCCCTGCTGGTGGCGCTGTTCATCCCCGAGCACACGGGGCCCGGCGCCCGCCCCGGCGCCTACAAGAAGCACAGCAATGGGGCTCAAAGCCACTCGCACAGCCCGCAGGGCAGTGGGGCCGAGGGGAAAGAGCCTCTGTTGGACGACAGCAGCGTATAA
- the insra gene encoding insulin receptor a produces MVLEPESVMWLRTLALVLAAACFVTTTAEICPSKDIRNSASNLKSLANCTVIEGHLKIILMFGTKAEDFRGLSFPSLTLVTDYLLLFRVYGLESLGELFPNLTVIGGNNLFFNYALVVFEMLQLRELGLRGLTNITRGAVRIEKNPDLCYLSTLDWSKILDSVEDNYIVANKNDRECGDVCPGASVGKTTCQTTTINGHFSERCWTQKHCQRMCPVHCKHGACTQDLQCCHEQCLGGCLQPRSASHCVACRGLRHGGGCVERCPAGHYTFKGWRCVSFHFCRELNERCKREKERGRSPECHQYVIHDGACVPECPSGYTTVNSSALNCSPCAGLCPKVCVGLKTVDSVTAVQALRGCTVLNGSLVINLRRGNNIAAELEASLGQLEEISGYLTVRRSYALVSLSFFRKLRLIRGEETEIGNYSFYALDNQNLRQLWDWSKHKLSILQGRMFFHYNSKLCMSEIHKMEEVTGTRERSNDIASKTNGDQTSCENHVLKFTQIRTKSDKIMVKWEAFWPPDFRDLLGFMVLYKEAPFQNVTEFDGQDACGSNSWVIADVETPPRSSEGDKYNFDPGHLILPLKPWTQYAIMVKTQLSASDERQVHGAKSDIIYVRTNATKPSVPLDPISSSNSSSQIILKWKPPNDPNGNITHYLVFCQRQAEASELYKFDYCQKGMKLPSRVPTQVDGDEEQKWNRTEERGPGTRCCACPKTDKELKKEKEELEYRKTFENYLHNEVFEMKHSRQRRSAMGAANRTRPSPTAASGGGPWSTVNPEDEEMLESTKTVLTVLAKESTVISNLRHFTSYQIEIHACNHPTDAARCSMAAYVSARTMPEDKADDITGPITYEVSDMIAHITWQEPAAPNGMIILYEVNYKRIGDSEELHHCVSRSMYKATRGCKLRVMHAGNYTVRIRATSLAGNGSWTNPTYFYVQDARDPLNIAKIVIGPVICVLVLFAALAGFAMFKKSQTQGPSGPIYASSNPEYLSANDMYEEDEWEVAREKIKILRELGQGSFGMVYEGIAKDIVKGEGETRVAVKTVNESASLRERIEFLNEASVMKAFSCHHVVRLLGVVSKGQPTLVVMELMTHGDLKSYLRSLRPDAENNPGRPPPTLKEMIQMAAEIADGMAYLNAKKFVHRDLAARNCMVAQDFTVKIGDFGMTRDIYETDYYRKGGKGLLPVRWMAPESLKDGVFTAHSDCWSFGVVLWEISTLAEQPYQGLSNEQVLKFVMDGGYLDRPDNCADRLHNLMQMCWQYNPKMRPTFQEIIEMLRDDLHPSYRQRSFFYSEDNKPPESADDLDLDVDNMESIPLDPSSYSQRELRCCPDRDGGGGSYEEHHIPFVHMNGGKSNGRILALPRHSPS; encoded by the exons ATGGTGCTCGAGCCCGAGTCAGTTATGTGGCTCCGGACTTTGGCTCTTGTTTTGGCCGCAGCCTGCTTCGTGACCACCACCGCGGAGA TCTGTCCCAGCAAGGACATCCGCAACAGCGCCAGCAACCTGAAGTCGCTGGCCAACTGCACGGTGATCGAAGGCCACCTGAAGATCATCCTCATGTTCGGGACCAAGGCGGAGGACTTCCGGGGCCTGAGCTTCCCCTCGCTGACGCTGGTGACCGACTACCTGCTGCTGTTCCGCGTGTACGGCTTGGAGAGCCTGGGCGAGCTCTTCCCCAACCTGACGGTGATCGGCGGCAACAACCTGTTCTTCAACTACGCCCTGGTGGTCTTCGAGATGCTGCAGCTGCGCGAGCTGGGCCTGCGCGGCCTGACCAACATCACGCGGGGGGCCGTCAGGATCGAGAAGAACCCCGACCTCTGCTACCTGTCCACGCTGGACTGGTCCAAGATCCTGGACTCGGTGGAAGACAACTACATCGTGGCCAACAAGAACGACCGGGAGTGCGGGGACGTGTGCCCCGGGGCGTCCGTGGGCAAGACCACCTGCCAGACCACCACCATCAACGGACACTTCAGCGAGCGCTGCTGGACGCAGAAGCACTGCCAGAGAA tgTGTCCCGTCCACTGCAAACACGGCGCCTGCACCCAGGACCTGCAATGCTGCCACGAGCAGTGCCTCGGCGGCTGCCTGCAGCCCCGGTCGGCCTCTCACTGCGTGGCCTGCCGGGGCCTGCGGCACGGGGGCGGCTGCGTGGAGCGCTGCCCCGCCGGCCACTACACCTTCAAGGGCTGGCGCTGCGTCTCCTTCCACTTCTGCCGGGAGCTCAACGAGCGCTGCAAGCGGGAGAAGGAGCGCGGCCGCAGCCCCGAGTGCCACCAGTACGTCATCCACGACGGCGCCTGCGTCCCCGAGTGTCCCTCCGGCTACACCACCGTCAACTCCTCGGC GCTGAACTGCAGCCCGTGCGCCGGGCTGTGCCCCAAGGTGTGCGTGGGTCTGAAAACGGTGGACTCGGTCACGGCGGTGCAGGCGCTGAGGGGCTGCACCGTCCTCAACGGCAGCCTGGTCATCAACCTGCGCAGAGGAA ACAACATAGCGGCAGAGCTGGAGGCCAGCCTGGGCCAGTTGGAGGAGATCAGCGGCTACCTGACGGTGCGGCGCTCCTACGCCCTGGTTTCGCTGTCCTTCTTCCGCAAGCTTCGCCTCATCCGCGGGGAGGAGACGGAAATTGG cAATTACTCCTTCTACGCCCTGGACAACCAGAACCTGCGGCAGCTCTGGGACTGGTCCAAGCACAAGCTGAGCATCCTGCAGGGCCGCATGTTCTTCCACTACAACTCCAAGTTGTGCATGTCGGAGATTCACAAAATGGAAGAGGTGACGGGGACCCGCGAGCGCAGCAACGACATTGCCTCCAAGACCAACGGCGACCAGACATCGT GTGAGAATCACGTGCTGAAGTTCACTCAGATCCGCACCAAGAGCGATAAGATCATGGTGAAGTGGGAAGCCTTCTGGCCTCCAGACTTCAGAGACCTCCTGGGATTCATGGTGCTCTATAAAGAGGC GCCGTTTCAGAACGTGACGGAGTTTGACGGGCAGGACGCGTGCGGCTCCAACAGCTGGGTGATCGCCGACGTGGAAACGCCGCCGCGCTCCTCCGAGGGCGACAAGTACAACTTTGACCCGGGCCACCTCATCTTGCCCCTCAAGCCTTGGACGCAGTACGCCATCATGGTCAAGACGCAGCTCTCCGCCTCGGACGAGCGCCAGGTGCACGGGGCCAAGAGCGACATCATCTACGTGCGCACCAACGCCACCA AACCGTCGGTCCCCCTGGACCCCATCTCGTCATCCAACTCCTCCTCGCAGATCATCCTGAAGTGGAAGCCCCCCAACGACCCCAACGGCAACATCACGCACTACCTGGTCTTTTGTCAGCGGCAGGCCGAGGCCAGCGAACTCTACAAGTTTGACTACTGTCAGAAGG GGATGAAGCTCCCCTCGCGGGTACCGACTCAGGTGGACGGAGACGAAGAGCAGAAGTGGAACCGCACGGAAGAGCGGGGGCCCGGCACGCGATGTTGCGCCTGCCCCAAAACCGACAAAGAGctcaagaaggagaaggaggagctggAGTACCGCAAGACCTTTGAGAACTACCTCCACAACGAAGTGTTTGAGATGAA ACACTCGAGACAACGGCGCTCGGCGATGGGCGCGGCCAACCGAACGCGCCCGTCCCCCACCGCCGCTTCCGGCGGCGGGCCGTGGAGCACCGTCAACCCCGAGGACGAGGAGATGTTGGAGAGCACCAAGACGGTGCTCACCGTACTGGCCAAGGAGTCCACCGTCATCTCCAACCTGCGCCACTTCACCAGCTACCAGATCGAAATCCACGCCTGCAACCACCCCACCGACGCGGCCCGCTGCAGCATGGCGGCCTACGTCAGCGCCCGCACCATGCCCGAGG ACAAAGCCGATGACATCACGGGCCCCATCACGTACGAGGTGTCCGACATGATCGCGCACATCACCTGGCAGGAGCCCGCCGCCCCCAACGGCATGATCATCCTGTACGAGGTCAACTACAAGCGCATCGGCGACAGCGAG GAGCTGCACCACTGCGTGTCAAGGAGCATGTACAAAGCCACGCGTGGCTGCAAACTGCGGGTCATGCACGCCGGCAACTACACGGTGAGGATCCGAGCCACCTCCCTGGCCGGGAACGGATCCTGGACCAATCCCACCTACTTCTACGTGCAAGACGCCC gagATCCTCTCAACATCGCCAAGATCGTGATCGGACCGGTCATCTGCGTGCTGGTCCTCTTTGCAGCCTTGGCGGGATTTGCCATGTTCAAGAAGAG CCAAACCCAAGGGCCCAGCGGTCCCATTTACGCCTCGTCCAACCCCGAGTATCTCAGCGCTAACGACA TGTACGAGGAGGACGAGTGGGAGGTGGCCCGCGAGAAAATCAAAATCCTGCGCGAGCTGGGCCAGGGCTCGTTCGGCATGGTGTACGAGGGCATCGCCAAGGACATCGTCAAGGGCGAGGGCGAGACGCGCGTGGCCGTCAAGACGGTCAACGAGTCGGCCAGCCTGCGCGAGAGGATCGAGTTCCTCAACGAGGCTTCCGTCATGAAGGCTTTCAGCTGCCACCACGTG gtccGTCTGCTAGGCGTGGTGTCCAAAGGTCAGCCCACCCTGGTGGTCATGGAGCTGATGACCCACGGGGACCTGAAGAGCTACCTGCGCTCCCTGCGCCCCGATGCCGAG AACAACCCGGGTCGCCCGCCCCCCACGCTCAAGGAGATGATACAGATGGCGGCCGAAATCGCCGACGGCATGGCCTACCTCAACGCCAAGAAGTTTGTGCATCGAGACCTCGCCGCCAGGAACTGCATGGTGGCGCAAGACTTCACCGTCAAAATAGGGG ATTTTGGCATGACCCGAGACATCTACGAGACCGACTATTACCGTAAAGGAGGGAAGGGCCTGCTGCCCGTCAGGTGGATGGCACCCGAGTCTCTGAAAGACGGGGTGTTCACGGCACATTCGGACTGCTG GTCCTTCGGGGTGGTGCTGTGGGAGATCAGCACGTTGGCCGAGCAGCCTTACCAGGGCCTCTCCAACGAGCAGGTGCTCAAGTTTGTCATGGATGGAGGATACCTGGATCGACCGGACAACTGCGCAGACCGCCT ACACAACCTGATGCAAATGTGCTGGCAGTACAACCCCAAGATGCGTCCGACCTTCCAGGAGATCATCGAGATGCTGCGTGACGACCTGCACCCGTCCTACCGCCAGCGCTCCTTCTTCTACAGCGAAGACAACAAGCCGCCCGAGAGCGCCGATGACCTGGACCTGGACGTGGACAACATGGAGAGCATTCCGCTCGACCCTTCTTCCTACTCGCAGAGGGAACTCCGCTGCTGCCCCGACCGGGACGGAGGCGGGGGAAGTTACGAGGAGCACCACATCCCCTTCGTGCACATGAATGGCGGCAAGAGCAACGGACGCATACTGGCTCTACCGCGACACAGCCCCTCCTAA